The genomic region GAGGCGGGCGCGGTGCACGGCAAATCGGGACGGCGGGCCGTCGCGTCCGACTGGATGGAGATGGAGAAGGCCCGAGGTATCTCGGTGACCTCGGCGGTGCTCCAGTTCGACCACCGCGGCCGGGTGCTCAATCTCCTCGACACCCCGGGCCACGCGGACTTCTCCGAGGACACCTACCGGGTACTGGCGGCGGTGGACTGCGCGGTCATGCTCATCGACGCCGCCAAGGGCCTGGAGGAGCAGACCCGCAAGCTCTTCGACGTCTGCCGCCACCGCAGGATCCCGGTGATCACCTTCGTCAACAAGTGGGACCGCCCCGGCCGGGAGGCCCTGGAGCTGCTGGACGAGATCCAGCGCGAGTTCGGGCTGCGTCCGACGCCGGTCATCTGGCCGGTCGGCACCGCCGGTGACATGCGCGGCCTGGTCGACGCCCGCGAGCCGGACCGGATGCTGCGCTACACCCGTACCCCCGGCGGCGCCCACCAGGCCGTCGAGGAGATGATCCCGGCGGAGCGGGCCGCGGCCGAGGAGGGCGAGTACTGGGAGCAGGCCTCCGAGGAACTGCAGCTCCTCCAGCTGGAAGGTGCCGAGTTCGACCGGGACTCGTTCCTGGCCGGCACGTCCACCCCGGTCTTCTTCGGCGCCGCGGTCTCCAACATCGGCGTACGGCTGCTGCTCGACGCCCTCGTCGACCTCGCCCCGGCCCCGGGCGCCCGCGAGCTGGAGGGCGGCGGCACCCGCCCGGTCGACGCGCCCTTCTCCGGGCTCGTCTTCAAGGTCCAGGCGAACATGGACCCCTCCCACCGCGACCGGATCGCGTTCCTGCGCGTGTGCTCGGGCACCTTCGAACGCGGCGAGACCGTCACCCGCGCCGCCACCGGCAAACCGTTCGCGACCAAGTACGCGCACAGCATCTTCGGCCAGGACCGCTCCATGGTCGACACCGCGTACCCCGGCGACGTGGTCGGCCTGGGCAACGCGGCGGCGCTCCGCGTGGGCGACACCCTGTACGACGGCCCGTCCGCCCAGTTCCCTCCGATGCCGACCTTCGCCCCCGAGCACTTCGCGGTCGTACGCCCGGTCGACATCAGCCGCTCCAAGCAGTTCCGGCGCGGTATCGCGCAGCTGGACGAGGAGGGCGTGGTCCAGGTCCTGACCTCGGACATGCGCGGCGAGCAGTCACCGGTACTGGCCGCGGTGGGCCCCATGCAGTTCGACGTGGTGACCCACCGCATGGCCAACGAGTTCTCCTCCCCGGTGCGCCTGGAGTTCCTCCCGTACCACCTGGCCCGCTCCACGGACGCCGCCGGCGGCGAAGCCCTGAACGGCGCCCGCCTGGTCCAGGGCGAGGCCCTGACCCGAGTCCGCGACAAGGAGGTCCTGGCCCTGTTCCCGGACCGCTGGCAGGCGAACTCCTTCGTACGGGCCTTCCCGAACGCCCGGCTGGAACACCTGCTGGCGGCACACGACTGAGGAAGCGGGGACCTGGGAGTCGCGGCCGGGGGCCGCGACTCCGTGGAGACCCTGACCTGAAGCGATCGGCTCTGCTCGGCGCTTCGGAACTGGTTGGATGGGCGGCAGGCGCGGGACAACCGGGAGGGCAGCACCTTATGCCGGTAATGCGAAAAGTGGGCGAATCTTTGGAAGTAAGCAAAAAGGCCCACGCCGCTGAGTAACGTCACAGGTCACGCCCTGTGGTCCCCGCGCGTGCGGGGTTGGTCCCACTGGTGACCACGCGATAACAGGCAAGCCATCGTGGTCCCCGCACGTGCGGGGTTGGTCCCGGGATGTACAACTTCACACCGGTAGGGATCGCGTGGTCCCCGCACGTGCGGGGTTGGTCCCGGCGACGAGGTGGAGACAGCATGGGCGACGGAGTGGTCCCCGCGCAAGCGGGGTTGGCCCCCTGACCGAGATCACTCAGGTCAACTACTTCCCGCTGGAGATAGCCCCACAAACCGCCTTGGAAACGAGAGGTTCAACTCCACGGCCTCGCGCTAAGAAGACCCCGGCATCGCGCGCCACATGACCACTCCGATTCAGAATCTGCGCTACTTCACGTCAACGCGCAGGCTTCCTCCCGGAGCACGTCAGCCAAGACCGCAATCTGGGCCCGTGGAAAGTGGAGAAACGCCTCGATCGCAGGACCCTCTGGGGTGAGGGGGATATTCATCCGCCAAGAGCCGGGGCTCCAGGGGCAACGGATCCGTTCGCTGAACACTTCATTACGGACAAGCATTTCAACCAGTCGCCCGGCATCGAAGACCGGCATCTTCAGCAAGGCGTAGCCGAGGTGGTACGCAATGAACCCGTCGCCGTCGTAGCCGAGCGGGGTGGCGCGCTGGGCGCGAACACCGGCGGTGGCCTCGCCGACGTCCTGGCAACAGGTGGTGGTTGCGAAGCCGAGGCGCCAGAGTCCGCGGACGACAGAGACCAACTCCCTGTCGATGTCGACCTGTTCCCCCTCGGGAGTGGTGAGCTTCTCGTACGGGTGGATGGGCGGGTCGTCGGCCATCACAGTTCCTTTCGTCCGCCGCGCCGGTAGGCGGCCCAGCAGGCAGCCGCGTCGGCCAGGCCACGCTTCCAGGAAACGTCGGGGGCGTCCGCCGCGATGCTGCTCCACAGCCGTTGTTGAGCGATGGTGAACACATCGAGGGCGCGCGCGTTCGCGCCGGCCCAGCCCGGAGTCCTCGCAGCCCACGCTTCTGCATCGTGAGGAGTGTGGCCGGAGGCGATGAGCCAGACCGCCCAGCACGCGGCGTCGATCCAGGCGGCTCCCCGAGTCGGCCAGGCCCAGTCGACCACGCGGGCAACGCCGTCGACGATCAGAACGTTGTCCGGCGTCCAGTCGGTGTGCAGCAACGTGTTGCCGCTCAGCTGCCGGGCGTCGTCGGAGTTGTCGAGATAGTCGGCGAAGCGATCTTCGATCTGCTTCAGTTCGATATCCGCCGGAGCGCGGATGGCGGAAAGCGCAGTGATCACGTCGGCGATGAGGGGAAGGTCGGCGGAGCCCGGCTTGTAGTCGGCCGGGCGGCCGTCGAGGTACTCGAAGCCGAGTAGGTTCCATTCACCGTCGTCGATCCGCCAGACGAGCCGTGGAGCGAGCGGGGCAACGTACGGGTTGATGACAGCTTCGCGCTGCTGGGTCCAGACACGGGGATGGTCGCAGCGCAGGCCCTTGACGAAGACGCGTCCGCCGCCGGTACTCAGGGTTGCGGCGATCTCGCTGTTGAGGCCCCTGCCCACGGTCGTCGCCGCATGGACAGGGCCGGTACGGGCAGCGACAGCGTCGCGGGTGCCTGCGGGGAGGTCGTTCCAGTGCAGTCTCATGGTCACCACGCCGAGAGTGTAGGAGCGGGAGCGAGTGGCGGGGCCGCCCGCACGTGTCGAGCGGCCCCACTCTGAACTTGGTTCGGTACGGGTCGTTTAGTACGGGTTGTCGTTTCCGCAGCCGAGCATGACCTCGGTGCCGGAGAGGGCGTCCAGGTCGTCGACGAACTCGATCTCCTCCTGATCGGCCTGGGGCCGAGGGGAAATCTCCACTGCGACGAGTGACATAGCGGGTGTCACCTCCCTTCCTTGTCCTTGTGCTGGCAGTAGCGACTCAAGGGCGCATTGGCCTTGCGGTACAAGGCCGCCAGCGGCATGCAGGTGCTGCACGACTCACTGAGCGTGCAGCCCGCGCAGCCGCCCTGGCGCCCCAGCGCCCGGTCGGCGACGTGACCGAGCCGGGACAGCCCCGCGACCCCTTCGGTCACCAGAGGGATCGAGTGGTCGCGGGAGACCTTGCAGACGCTGGCCATGCCGTGGGGGTCCACATGCAGCGAGGTATGGCCGGCGTCGCAGCCGGTGAAGGGCTTCCGTTTGCCCAGGTAGGCCGTCGCCTGGGAGGGCAGGGACTCCGCTCCGCCGTAGATGGTGGGTGACATGTGTGAGTACTCGCGCGTTACTGCGCCGTACCGCTCGCCGAGGGCATGCATCGCCTCGACCTCGTGCACGCTGTCCTCGGTAACGATGACAGTCAGCTCCAGCGGCAGCCCGGCCTCGTACGCCGCGTCCAGCCCGCGCGTGAACTGCTTCCAGGCACCGCGCCGCTGGGTGAGACCGTCGTAGCTCTGCTCGGTGGCGCCATAGACACTGAGCGTCAGCCGGTAGGGACGGCGGACGGTGAGGAGATCTAGGATCAGCGGGTTGTGGAGACGGGAGCCGTTGGTGAGGACCTCAACCATCATGCCGAGGTCGTAGGCGAGCGAGTAGACCGCTGCGAAGTGCGGGTCGATGGTGGGTTCGCCGCCGGTGACCTGGAGCCAGACGACACCCGCGTCCCGGAGCGCGTACAGGAGCCTCTCCCGCTCGGGCCAGTCAAGACCAGCGAACTCCTTCAGGCCCAGATAGCAGTGCTTGCAGGCCCAGTTGCATCCGAGATTCAGCTCGTAGGAGGCCCGGCCGTGACCGTACGGAGAAGGATCACGCACCAACAGCACGGTGTCCGCAGCGGATCTGCCCAGGTCCAGACCCCACCGGTCCTGTACGGGACGGTGTAACCACGTCGGGACCTCGGCATCGCTCATGGCGGCTTGCTGGAGTTCGAGGTACCGGTGCGCCGGGATCTTCATCCCCTTCGCGCTTCCTGGACGCAAGACGAGGTGGTCGCCCAGAAACGGGGAAACGATCAGGTCATGCACGGGATTCTCCTAGCCTTCGGGGCGTCGTGGTCGATGCCCATGGATACGAGCGCGAGGGCCGGGTGCTCGAAGCGGATCGGGATTCGGCACAGCGGCCCCAACATGAGCGCCCCGGCCCGACCGACGCTCCAGGTCCTGCACGCGAACGCAGCCTGGCGAATGAGTACAACTCCCCTGTCTGCGCGGTTGGTTCTGTCATTCAGGCAACCTCCAGTTCCCATCCACGGATACCGCCGAAAAGGGTGGCAAGGGGTGGCACTTGAACTACCGGCTACGACGAAGGGGTAGGAACTCACCATGACGTCACCGAACACAGATCTGGCCCGGTGGCTGGAGCGCTCCGGCATGAGCAACAAGGAATTGGCCCGTCGGGTCAAAGTCGCAGCTCAGATGTGGGACCAGCCGCATATTCAGACGGATGCCACGGCGGTCAGGCGCTGGCTGAACGGCCTCAAGCCACGCCAGCCGGTGCCCGGGATCATCGCCGACGTGATCTCGGCGAGCGTCGGATTTCGGGTCACCGCGTACGACCTCGGATTCGCCGAGGGCGGCACGGCGGATCGTTCGCTCGCCTACAACTCATCTTTCGCCGTTACGGTGGAAGTCGTTGCCGACTTGGGGAGAGCAGACGTGGACCGTCGAAAATTCCTCGCAGCGGCGCCTTTCACCGCGGTAGCGGCTGTCGGGCCCTCGCGCGACTGGCTACTCAACACCATTGATCAACATCCGGACCCTGGACCGCACGTACGCCTCGAAGACGTCACCGCGGTGAAGAACATGTTCGGCGAGTTCCAGAAGATGGATGTACTCCAGGGCGGCGGCTCGGGCCGTCTTATCCTCGCCGCGTACATGAATCAGCACGTCTACCCGCTCCTGCGCCGAACGCATTCTGACGAGGTACGGCGGGCACTGTGCGAAGCAACGGCCGAGCAGACTTACCTTCTCGGATGGATGGCGTACGACTCGGGTGAACACGGAACAGCACAGAGGTACTTGATCCAATCGTTGCGCCTGGCGGAGGAGTCGCAGAACGCGGCGCTCGGCGCGCACGTCCTGGCGGGCATGGCAGACCAGGCAACGCTGCTGGGCGACCCGGCGGAAGGACGACGGCTCGCGCAGGCGGGTCGGGCCGGGCTGGGCAAGAACACCTCCCCCGCGTGCCTCGCCGACCTGTGGGCCCTGGAAGCCCGTGCGCTGGCGAAGCTCGGTGACAAGTCCGACGCTGCTCGTGCCGTGGCACAGTCAGAGGCGGCGTACGGCCGTGTGAGGCTTGAGGACGAGCAGGAGTGGGCGGCATTCATCGATCCCGCCTATCTGCATGGCGAGCATGCGAGCACGTTCCGGGATCTCGGACAGGCCGAGACCGCCGAGCAGCACGCACGCCAGTCCATCGACCACGCCCGTAAACAGCGTCGAGCCCGCCGTGGTGCGATGTCGCAGGCCGCGCTCGCTGTCTCGCACTTGCAGCGGCGCGACCTTGAGGCGGCGCACTCGGCGGGCCTGCGGGCACTCTCACTCTCACGACGGGTGAAGAGTTCTCGGTGCGTGGAGTCCATTCAGGACTTGCAGCGCCGTATGGAACCGTTCGGGACACATCGGCTGGTCGCCGACTTCAACGAACGGGCACGCGAACTGGTCGCCGCAGCGTAGCCAAGCCGCCGAACGACCAGGGCGCCTCACCTCTGCGCACCCGAGATGAGGCGCGGGGCGTTGCATGAACAGCTACGACAACTACTACGTGTCGGTGCTGGCCTGGCCCGACCAAAGGGGGAGCGGGGCGTAAGTGACGTCCGGAATACTGGATAAACAGCGGCGCTCCTGTCTCTACCCAACACCGCAATGACTATTTGCGAGGTATGCCAGTTATGGTCGATTCTCAAGAAGTAAGTAAAATCGCCTGCGGCCGACCCTAAACATGCAGGTCGCGCCCTCTGGTCCCCGCGCGTGCGGGGTTGTTCCCTCGACCACTACAACGCGATCGCTACCAGTGCTCTGGTCCCCGCGCGTGCGGGGTTGTTCCCGGGAGCGGGGGCGGGGGCGGGGACGTCCTGGACTGGTCCCCGCGCGTGCGGGGTTGTTCCCGGCTCACCTCCGCTCGCGCGGAGAGGACACCGCTGGTCCCCGCGCGTGCGGGGTTGTTCCCCCCTCGTCAAGCAGGTTGAGTCCGGCTTCGTCCTGGTCCCCGCGTGTGCGGGGTTGTTCCCTCGTCGAGCATCGCCATGAGCGCGGCCATGCCCTGGTCCCCGCGCGTGCGGGGTTGTTTCCGGCCCGGATCCCAGCGGCCACCTTGTCGGCGGCTGGTCCCCGCGCGTGCGGGGTTGTTCCTGCGACCGATCTCCTGCGCGCCCTGACCGGCGACTTGGTCCCTGCGCGCGCAGGGTTCTCTCCATCCAGCGCTGCTCCTGCAAAGCAAAGGTCAGCCGCTACTCGATACTCGGCCACCAGTACCGAGTGCCGAGTCCTGTTGTGGACATCTCCGGCCCCCGTCGCTGACCAAGAAAGTCCAAAGCGATGCCCCGCCAGAACACCGACGACGCCCCCGTCGCCAGGTCCTGGTGGAGCACCACCGTCAGCAGTCCCAGCAAGCCATCCTCACGCGAGGACAACACCCCGTACCCGCAGGCCAACGCACGCGTCACCGGCCAACCTGCCCGGGACTCCGCAGCCTTCTGCTTCCTCAGTCCGCGCAGTACGCGTCCCCCGCCGGCCGAACCCCCGTGGTGAAGAAGTCCGTCACCGCGCGGTCCCCGCAGGCGTTTCCGTTGCCCAGGTACGAGCCGTGGCCGCCGTGGTCGACCGAGACCAGGCGGGCCCTGGCGCCGAAGGCCTCGCGCATCTTCAGGGCGCCGGTGTACGGGGTCGCCGGGTCGCGGAGGTTCTGGATCATCAGGACGTTCGAGGGGCCGTGGTCCGTGATCCTGGTGGGCGCGTCCGTCGGGGCGTCCTTCCAGAAGGCGCACGGGGTGATGTTCGCCGTCATCCCGGCCGTGAGCGGGTGTTGGGCGCGGTCCGTGGCCACCGTCTTCTGGTACGAAGCGACCGACCCCGGCCAGCTCACGTCGTTGCAGATCACCCCGATCATCACCGCCGCGTCCTCGTCCGACAGCGGCTGGGTGAGGTCGGGGGTCAGGTCCGGGGTGCGGGCCGGGTCCTGGGCCGCCTGGACGAGGCCGGCCAGTCGAGTAAAGGAACTGTCGTCGTAGAGCGCGTTCTGGAGCGCCTGGCGCAGCATATTGCCGGTCAGGCGGACGTCCGGCGTGCTCGACTGCTTCGGTTCACGGTCCAGGGTCCGGGCCAGGGAGAGGATCAACGGCCTTACCTCGGAGGCGTGTTGAGCCAGCCGGAGGTGATCCTCGTCCCTGGCCGGGTCGGCCGCCCAGGCCGCGAAATCGGGCATACGGTCCTCCGCGCCGACCGCCATGTTCGCCAGCCAGCCCCGCTCCACGCGCGAGGGGTCGGGGTCGCCGCTGCTGTCCAGCACCCAACGGTCCGTGTGCTCCGGGAACTTCTGGGCGTACACCGCCGCCACGTACGTCCCGTACGACACACCCCACGCCGACAGTTTCTGCTCGCCCAGCGCCTGGCGGAAGCGGTCGATGTCGCGGGCCTCGTTCACGGTGGTGAGGCTGCGGAGTACGGCGCCCCCGTTGCGGTCGCAGGCCTCGGCGGTACGCCGGGAGCGGGCGACGTTCTCCGTGATGTCGCCGTTCGGCGCGGGCCAGGAGCGGAGGGTGGTCAGCAGCCGGTCGCCCGCGTCGAGGCCGCAGCTCGCCTTCGTACTGCCGCCCACCCCGCGTGGGTCCAGGCTGACGATGTCGTACGCACCCGCCAACTGCCCCCGCAGCGCTGCCCCCTTCTGCGTCAGCCGCTGCACCCCGGACGAGCCTGGGCCGCCGGGGATCACCAGCAGGGTGCCCCGGCGCGCTGCCGGGTGGTCGCTGCGCAGGCGGGACACGGCGAGGTCGATCTGCGGGCCGTCCGGGTGGCGGTAGTCGAGGGGTACGGGCAATTGCGCGCACTCCTGGTCGGCGGGACCGCCGGGCTGGGCGCAGGGGTGCCAGGCGAGGGCGGGGACCGGGGCGGCGGTGCCTGCGCGGGCCACCGGGAGGGCGTCGGCGGCGCCGGTGGTCGCGGTGGCTGTCGTGGTCAGGGTGGTGGTGACGGCTACGGCGGAGAGCGCCAGGACGAGTCCCTTGCGGGTGTAAGTAGGCATGGGACAAGGGTGGTTGGAGAGAGAGCCGGTACCCATCCGACTGACTGGACGATCGACGTTCGGGTTAACCCCCTTACTTACGCGATGAGTTCACGCGTACGGCAGCCGACGCGGGCCGCACGACACCTGCGCTCCCCTCACACCCCTGCCCCCTCCCCGAAGCACTCCTGGGCGCGGCTCGTCACCAGGTCCATGAAGGCGGTGACGACCGGCGTGCGGCTGCGGGACGTCACCCGGGTCAGGCCCACCGTGCGGCTCGCGCCCGGATCGTCGAGCGGGAGGTCGACCAGACCGGGCACCGGTACCGGGGACGGGGGGAGGACCGCGACGCCGAGGCCCGCCGCGACGAAGCCCCGGATCGTCGCGATCTCGGCCCCCTCGAACGCGACCCGGGGCGGGAACCCGGCCGCCGCGCACAGGCCGTTGACCAGGCGGCGCAGACCGTATCCCGATGTCGCCATCACGAAGTCCTCGTGCTCCGCCTCCGCCAGCCGGACCCGTGCGCGACCCGCGAGGCGGTGGTCCGCCGGGACGACCAACCGCAGGGGTTCGCGGGCGACGGGCAGGGTGGTGATGCCGGGTTCGTCGGGCAGCGGTGAGGTCAGGCAGAAGTCGACCTCACCGCTGCGCAGCCGGTCCAGGAGGCCCTGGGCGTTGTCCTGGACGAGCTGGAAGCGGACCTGGGGGTGGCGGGTACGGAACCAGCTGACCAGCAGGGGCACCGGCGCGGAGCCCAGCGCGGGGAGGAAACCGAGGGCGACCGTGCCCGGCATGTCGGTGGCCAGGCGCAGTTCCTCGCAGCCCGTGGCGATCTCCTCCAGGCCCCGCTGCACCCGGGTGAGGAAGGCCCGGCCCTGACGGGTCAGCCGCAGCCCACGGCCCTCCCGGTCGAAGAGGGGCGTCCCGACCGCCGCTTCCAGCCGGGCGACGCTGCGGCTGACGGTCGACTGCGGGGTGCCCAGTTCGGCCGCCGCCGCCGAGAGATGCTCCAGCCGGGCCACCGTGGCGAAGCGCACCAGGTCGGGACTCATCCCCAGCAGCGGCTCCAGGGACGGGGACGCGGGACGCCGGTCGTCCACACGCGAATCAGCCACGCGTGGGTCAGCCACGCGTGAGTCAGCTACACGCGAGCCGTCCACAAGCGAGGCATCCATGTGCGAATCGTCCACGCGTGAGCCGTCCACGCGTGAGCCGTCCACGCGTGAGCCGTCCACGCGTGAGCCGTCCACGCGTGAGCCGTCCACGCGTGAGCCGTCCACGTGCGAGTCGCCCGCACGCAAGTGGTCCGGGTTCGGTCGTTCCATATATGGAATGTATCCGGTCGATCCATGCATTGGACGCATCATCAACGCCCGGCCTACCGTCGGCAGGTGACTGACTCGGCCATATCGCCTGCCGCACACATGCGGGGGACACCCGGATTCCGCCGGGCCACCGGAGCGCTCTTCGCCGCCGGCATGACCACCTTCATGACGCTGTACTGCGTCCAGGCGCTGCTGCCCGCCCTGTCCTCCGGCTTCCATCTGTCCCCCGCCGCCTCGTCACTGACGATCTCGGTCTCCACGGCCGCCATGGCCGTCGCCGTGGTGCCGCTCACCGCGCTCTCCGACGCCTGGAGCAGGACGGGGATGATGAGTCTGGCGCTCGGCGCCGCCGCACTGCTGGGGATCGCGGCGGCGTTCGCGCCCAACTACCCGGTACTGCTGGTGTTCCGGGTCCTCCAGGGGCTCGCGCTCGCCGGGCTCCAGGCCACGGCGATGTCGTACCTCGCCGAGGAGGTCCACCGCGAGTCGCTGGGCCAGGCCATGGGGCTCTACGTGGCGGGCAACGGCATCGGCGGCATGGCGGGCAGGCTCGTCGCCGACGGTGTCCTCGACCTGACCGG from Streptomyces sp. NBC_01267 harbors:
- a CDS encoding LysR family transcriptional regulator, yielding MADSRVDDRRPASPSLEPLLGMSPDLVRFATVARLEHLSAAAAELGTPQSTVSRSVARLEAAVGTPLFDREGRGLRLTRQGRAFLTRVQRGLEEIATGCEELRLATDMPGTVALGFLPALGSAPVPLLVSWFRTRHPQVRFQLVQDNAQGLLDRLRSGEVDFCLTSPLPDEPGITTLPVAREPLRLVVPADHRLAGRARVRLAEAEHEDFVMATSGYGLRRLVNGLCAAAGFPPRVAFEGAEIATIRGFVAAGLGVAVLPPSPVPVPGLVDLPLDDPGASRTVGLTRVTSRSRTPVVTAFMDLVTSRAQECFGEGAGV
- a CDS encoding peptide chain release factor 3 encodes the protein MQTYGTATDNESGPARAESAAPGSTASEATASETTAAPGTAGAPAAAAPGTPAGEAARRRTFAVISHPDAGKSTLTEALALHAHAITEAGAVHGKSGRRAVASDWMEMEKARGISVTSAVLQFDHRGRVLNLLDTPGHADFSEDTYRVLAAVDCAVMLIDAAKGLEEQTRKLFDVCRHRRIPVITFVNKWDRPGREALELLDEIQREFGLRPTPVIWPVGTAGDMRGLVDAREPDRMLRYTRTPGGAHQAVEEMIPAERAAAEEGEYWEQASEELQLLQLEGAEFDRDSFLAGTSTPVFFGAAVSNIGVRLLLDALVDLAPAPGARELEGGGTRPVDAPFSGLVFKVQANMDPSHRDRIAFLRVCSGTFERGETVTRAATGKPFATKYAHSIFGQDRSMVDTAYPGDVVGLGNAAALRVGDTLYDGPSAQFPPMPTFAPEHFAVVRPVDISRSKQFRRGIAQLDEEGVVQVLTSDMRGEQSPVLAAVGPMQFDVVTHRMANEFSSPVRLEFLPYHLARSTDAAGGEALNGARLVQGEALTRVRDKEVLALFPDRWQANSFVRAFPNARLEHLLAAHD
- a CDS encoding alpha/beta hydrolase codes for the protein MPTYTRKGLVLALSAVAVTTTLTTTATATTGAADALPVARAGTAAPVPALAWHPCAQPGGPADQECAQLPVPLDYRHPDGPQIDLAVSRLRSDHPAARRGTLLVIPGGPGSSGVQRLTQKGAALRGQLAGAYDIVSLDPRGVGGSTKASCGLDAGDRLLTTLRSWPAPNGDITENVARSRRTAEACDRNGGAVLRSLTTVNEARDIDRFRQALGEQKLSAWGVSYGTYVAAVYAQKFPEHTDRWVLDSSGDPDPSRVERGWLANMAVGAEDRMPDFAAWAADPARDEDHLRLAQHASEVRPLILSLARTLDREPKQSSTPDVRLTGNMLRQALQNALYDDSSFTRLAGLVQAAQDPARTPDLTPDLTQPLSDEDAAVMIGVICNDVSWPGSVASYQKTVATDRAQHPLTAGMTANITPCAFWKDAPTDAPTRITDHGPSNVLMIQNLRDPATPYTGALKMREAFGARARLVSVDHGGHGSYLGNGNACGDRAVTDFFTTGVRPAGDAYCAD
- a CDS encoding transcriptional regulator, whose translation is MTSPNTDLARWLERSGMSNKELARRVKVAAQMWDQPHIQTDATAVRRWLNGLKPRQPVPGIIADVISASVGFRVTAYDLGFAEGGTADRSLAYNSSFAVTVEVVADLGRADVDRRKFLAAAPFTAVAAVGPSRDWLLNTIDQHPDPGPHVRLEDVTAVKNMFGEFQKMDVLQGGGSGRLILAAYMNQHVYPLLRRTHSDEVRRALCEATAEQTYLLGWMAYDSGEHGTAQRYLIQSLRLAEESQNAALGAHVLAGMADQATLLGDPAEGRRLAQAGRAGLGKNTSPACLADLWALEARALAKLGDKSDAARAVAQSEAAYGRVRLEDEQEWAAFIDPAYLHGEHASTFRDLGQAETAEQHARQSIDHARKQRRARRGAMSQAALAVSHLQRRDLEAAHSAGLRALSLSRRVKSSRCVESIQDLQRRMEPFGTHRLVADFNERARELVAAA
- a CDS encoding aminoglycoside phosphotransferase, which codes for MRLHWNDLPAGTRDAVAARTGPVHAATTVGRGLNSEIAATLSTGGGRVFVKGLRCDHPRVWTQQREAVINPYVAPLAPRLVWRIDDGEWNLLGFEYLDGRPADYKPGSADLPLIADVITALSAIRAPADIELKQIEDRFADYLDNSDDARQLSGNTLLHTDWTPDNVLIVDGVARVVDWAWPTRGAAWIDAACWAVWLIASGHTPHDAEAWAARTPGWAGANARALDVFTIAQQRLWSSIAADAPDVSWKRGLADAAACWAAYRRGGRKEL
- a CDS encoding radical SAM protein, with amino-acid sequence MKIPAHRYLELQQAAMSDAEVPTWLHRPVQDRWGLDLGRSAADTVLLVRDPSPYGHGRASYELNLGCNWACKHCYLGLKEFAGLDWPERERLLYALRDAGVVWLQVTGGEPTIDPHFAAVYSLAYDLGMMVEVLTNGSRLHNPLILDLLTVRRPYRLTLSVYGATEQSYDGLTQRRGAWKQFTRGLDAAYEAGLPLELTVIVTEDSVHEVEAMHALGERYGAVTREYSHMSPTIYGGAESLPSQATAYLGKRKPFTGCDAGHTSLHVDPHGMASVCKVSRDHSIPLVTEGVAGLSRLGHVADRALGRQGGCAGCTLSESCSTCMPLAALYRKANAPLSRYCQHKDKEGR